CCGGAATATTGCCGAGCGCGGACGTTGCCCACCGTGGCCGCTGAGCGGCACGTCGCCCTGACTGCACTGCTCGAACGCGTCGACTCGGCCGAGATCGTGGGGTCAACCGATGTCGACGTCGGCGCCGTTACCATCGATTCGCGCAACGTCGAGCCGCGAGCGCTCTTCGTGGCATTACGCGGCAGCCGCACCGACGGTCATCATTTCGTGCGCAATGCCGTCGGCGCCGGGGCGCGCGTCGTCGTCGTCGAGGAGCTGGCGCCCGACGTGCCGCCCGACGTAACGACCGTACGAGTCTCCGACACCCGCCGGGCACTCTCGGCGATTGCTGCGGCGTTCTACGGCGATCCGTCGCACGATTTGGCAGTCGTCGGTATTACCGGCACGAACGGGAAAACGACGACCGCGCACATGGCCGCGTCGATTCTCAATGAAGGCGGGGTTCCGTGCGGCATCACCGGAACGGTCGGAGCCGCCTTTGGGCCACAACGGCGCGCATTGGAGAACACCACACCGCTGCCCCCCGTGCTGCACGAACTGCTCGCGGCGATGCGCGACGACGGGGCGAAAGCGGTTGCGATGGAAGTCAGCTCGCATGCGCTCGCGCTCGATCGGGTGAATGACGTACGCTTCGCCGTCGCCACGTTAACGAATGTCGCGCGCGATCACCTCGATTTCCATGGCAGCCAACAGGAATATGCCGCGGTCAAGCGCCGTCTCTTCACGCTGGCAAGAGCGTGCGTGCTCAACGCCGACGATGCGCATGGCGCGCGCTGGGCAGCCGAACTTCGCGAGGAGAAGCGTGAGGTCATCACCTACGGCCTCAACGATGGAGCAACCCTCGTCGCACGCGATATCGTGGTTGCGCCCGAGCGCACTCGTTTCGCCGTCGGCGGTCAGCGATACGAGTTGCTTCTCCCCGGACGCTTTAACGTTTCGAACGCATTGGCGGCCATCGGCATCGCACGTTTTTTCGGTATCGACGACGCGGCTGCGGCGCGCGGCCTCTCCCGCGTCGATCGCATCCCCGGGCGAATGGAGCGGCTCGCGGGCGCGGGCATCACCGTGGTCGTCGATTACGCGCACACACCCGACGCGCTCGAAAACGCTTTGCGATCGTTGCGCGAAACGGCGCGCGGCGCGCTCGCCGTCGTGTTTGGCTGCGGCGGCGATCGCGACCGCGGGAAGCGCCCCGAGATGGGTGCGGTGGCTTCGCGCTTCGCCGATCGAGTCTATTTGACGAACGACAATCCCCGCGGCGAGGAACCGCAGGCGATCGTGGACGCGATCGTCGCCGGAACCGTCAACTCCAACGTCATCGTCGAGCTCGACCGGGAACGCGCGATCGCACGCGCCATCGCCGAGGCCCGGGCCGGCGACGTCGTGCTCGTTGCGGGAAAGGGCCACGAACCATATCAGATCGTCGGCGATCGGGTACTTCCATTCGACGACGTGGCCGCGGCGCGCGAGGCTCTTACGGCGCGCGTAATGGTACGATGAGAGTTCCGCTCGAGCTCGCGGTTCGCGCGGCGAGCGCGACGTTGATTGACGGGGATACCGCGCCGGCCACCTTGCGTGTGAGCACCGACACGCGGGCGATCGAGCGCGGCGATACATTTGTGGCGCTGCGCGGCGAGCGCTTCGACGGACACGATTTCGTCGCCGAAGCAGCGCAACGCGGCGCGGCGCTGCTCGTCGTCGATCGCCCCGAAGCGCGCCTGCCGGGCCTCCCCACCTTGCTCGTTGCCGACACAAGGCTGGCATACATGGCACTCGCCGGCGCGGCGCGCTCGCTCTTTGCCAATCGCGTGCTGGCAATAACCGGAAGTGCGGGAAAAACGACGACGAAAGCATTTCTCGCGACCCTGCTCGCAGCCAAACACGGTGACCGCGTGCTCAGCGCTCCCGGCAACGAGAATAACGAGATCGGCGTGAGCAAGCTGCTCTTACGAGCTTCCAACGACGCGCACGACGTGCTGGTCGTCGAGATGGGGGCGCGTCATTACGGCGACATTGCGGCATTGGTCGCGATCGCTCGCCCGCACTTCGGCATCTTGACGAACGTCGGCGAGGCGCATCTCGAAATTATGGGGTCGCACGAGCGGCTCGAAGAAACGAAGTGGGCGCTGTTTTCGCAGGGAGCCCGCCCGATTCTCAATGCGGACGATCCGGTATCGCGTCGCCGCGCAGCGTCGCTCGAGCAACGCGTCCATTGGTTTGCGGCACGCGAAAACGCCTCAGTCGATCCGAGTCTGCTCGGCGAGCTTACGTCGCTTACCATGCTTGCCGGCGATCGGCTTTTTCATTGTGCCGGTGAACGTCGCGAAGAGCATCGCGTCGAGGTTCGCGTCCCCGGTCTGCACAATCGAGCGAATCTGGCCGCCGCGATTGCCGGCGCGATCGAGCTGGGCGTGCCGATCGCCGACGTTCTTCCCGAACTTGGAAGATTACAGCTCCCCGAAGGCCGGTACGATCGCATTCCGCTCGGAGGAATTCGTCTCATCTACGATGCCTACAATGCCAACGCCAGCAGCATGATGGCAGCGCTTGACGCCTTCGCGGCGGAGACGGCGGCGCGCCGGATTGCCGTCCTCGCGAGCATGGCCGAACTTGGAGACGAGTCAAAGACGCTGCACGAACGGGTGGGGGCGCACGCCGCGGCGCGCGTGGACACGCTGCTGGTCCGCGGTGAGTACGCGTCCGACCTCGCGCGCGGGGCGCAGAGCGCTGGACTCGGGCTCGAGCAAATCGTACTCGTCGAAAGCAACGCGCAGGCGGCGCGCTGGCTGCGCGAACACGTGCGCCCGCAGGACGTCGTTTTGTTGAAGGGTTCGCGCAAATATAAGCTGGAAGAGATCGTTCAAGAGTTGCGCACGTGAGCACGGCCACGCGAAGTCTGCTCGTGCAACGGCCGGAAACGCCGGCCGGATTGATTGCGATTCCGCTGCGCACCCCGTTGGTTCGTCCGGGAGACGATCTCCCCGCGATGGTCGCGCAAGCAGCGTGCGGCATCGCGCGCGCCGGCGACGTCATTGCCGTCTCGGAGACGGCGGTGGCGATTGCGCAAGGGGAGTTGCTCGCCGCCGAATCGGTGCGTCCATCGAAGTTGGCTTTCGTGCTTTCGCGTCGCGCCGATCCAATGGCGACGATCAGCCAACCCGAATCGATGCAGCTGGTCATCGATCGCATTGGGGTGTGGAAGATTGTCGCTGCAACCTTGCTGCAGCTTCTGGGGCGGCTCTTCGGCCGGCGCGGTCTCTTCTATCACATGGTGGGTGACGCGATCGCCGCCGTTGACGGCTACACCGGAACGATGCCGCCGTACGAACGTGCAATCGTCTTCGCGCCGCGCGATCCCGACGGCGTTGCCGAAACAGTTGCACGGCAAACCGGCGTCGCCTGTGCCGTCGTCGATGCGAACGATCTCGGGACGGCAAAAGTGCTCGGTGCGTCAGGCGATGTGCGTCGCGCGATCGTGGCCGCCGCGCTCTTTGACAATCCGCATGGCAACAGCGACGAGCAAACGCCGCTGGTAGTACTGAAATGGCGCGGACATGGCGAGAATCCATTGCACCGCGGCAGCGAGTCATGAACGCTCCGCCGATCGTACTGCTCGTCTGGGCGCTTTTCGGCTTCACCATCGGCATTGCCGCCGCAACGCTGCTGCTCGGCGCCTTGACGCGTCTCCACGTACGTCAACATGCGTACGAGGATGCCCCGCAATCACATCAAGAGAAAACGGGAACGCCGACGATGGGCGGCCTGGCGTTCGTTATCGTCTTGCTCGCGGCTTTGGCCGTGGTTCGCACGCCATCGTTCGTCGATC
This Candidatus Eremiobacterota bacterium DNA region includes the following protein-coding sequences:
- a CDS encoding UDP-N-acetylmuramoyl-L-alanyl-D-glutamate--2,6-diaminopimelate ligase: MAAERHVALTALLERVDSAEIVGSTDVDVGAVTIDSRNVEPRALFVALRGSRTDGHHFVRNAVGAGARVVVVEELAPDVPPDVTTVRVSDTRRALSAIAAAFYGDPSHDLAVVGITGTNGKTTTAHMAASILNEGGVPCGITGTVGAAFGPQRRALENTTPLPPVLHELLAAMRDDGAKAVAMEVSSHALALDRVNDVRFAVATLTNVARDHLDFHGSQQEYAAVKRRLFTLARACVLNADDAHGARWAAELREEKREVITYGLNDGATLVARDIVVAPERTRFAVGGQRYELLLPGRFNVSNALAAIGIARFFGIDDAAAARGLSRVDRIPGRMERLAGAGITVVVDYAHTPDALENALRSLRETARGALAVVFGCGGDRDRGKRPEMGAVASRFADRVYLTNDNPRGEEPQAIVDAIVAGTVNSNVIVELDRERAIARAIAEARAGDVVLVAGKGHEPYQIVGDRVLPFDDVAAAREALTARVMVR
- a CDS encoding UDP-N-acetylmuramoyl-tripeptide--D-alanyl-D-alanine ligase, whose translation is MRVPLELAVRAASATLIDGDTAPATLRVSTDTRAIERGDTFVALRGERFDGHDFVAEAAQRGAALLVVDRPEARLPGLPTLLVADTRLAYMALAGAARSLFANRVLAITGSAGKTTTKAFLATLLAAKHGDRVLSAPGNENNEIGVSKLLLRASNDAHDVLVVEMGARHYGDIAALVAIARPHFGILTNVGEAHLEIMGSHERLEETKWALFSQGARPILNADDPVSRRRAASLEQRVHWFAARENASVDPSLLGELTSLTMLAGDRLFHCAGERREEHRVEVRVPGLHNRANLAAAIAGAIELGVPIADVLPELGRLQLPEGRYDRIPLGGIRLIYDAYNANASSMMAALDAFAAETAARRIAVLASMAELGDESKTLHERVGAHAAARVDTLLVRGEYASDLARGAQSAGLGLEQIVLVESNAQAARWLREHVRPQDVVLLKGSRKYKLEEIVQELRT
- a CDS encoding coenzyme F420-0:L-glutamate ligase, which produces MSTATRSLLVQRPETPAGLIAIPLRTPLVRPGDDLPAMVAQAACGIARAGDVIAVSETAVAIAQGELLAAESVRPSKLAFVLSRRADPMATISQPESMQLVIDRIGVWKIVAATLLQLLGRLFGRRGLFYHMVGDAIAAVDGYTGTMPPYERAIVFAPRDPDGVAETVARQTGVACAVVDANDLGTAKVLGASGDVRRAIVAAALFDNPHGNSDEQTPLVVLKWRGHGENPLHRGSES